The genomic stretch TAACTAATGAAATATAGTGGGTTTTGtgatattacaataatattattaaaaaataggaGTAATAGAACTGATAAAGTTGATTGTATATCAATGATACTTCAAAGGGTTAAATTGtctttgcattattttctttccaCTACATTGATGCATGTCAAATAAAATTAGGGGTTTCTCTTAAATTATGAACAAATATATGCAGACAGCTTGTAGGAATAGAGACTAAATTTTTAATGGTccaatttgtatttaaaattataataaaattatatatatattttaaatacacaaaataaatatataaatgataaattaattttaaattaaaaacaaaataatgtctATCATATGTTGTATCcttaaaatatgtacataaaatattacttttaaaataatcattatacTAGCAACGCTCTGCTTTCAGCATGTCCAAGAAATTCTTCCCAACCAAATATTTggaatatatttaattttaaaaaaatgaaaaggagaaaCAGTTGACACAAAATttcaactgaaaattttaattacaaataggaccaaaaatttaattttttttctcatgtcCAGATGCATTACCAGAGGAAAAATTCCCACCATTTCACAAAGaccaaaaaaatagataataaatttccTAAACCAAAgacaataattcaatttaaatcattcagaaaagggagaaaaaaaaatgaacccTAAATGCTTATCATTCTCCTGTTCTTCATTTCCTTCTTCAGTAGGCAGAAGGCCAAGACATTTACAACATACTAAGACCTCTTACTTAACtgcctctttttctttttatttaccTACCCTTAGAACTCTTGCCTTCTGAAAAAAACCTGGCAAGAATACACAGATTGCGACGAGATGCACGATGCCAAACAAGTAGTACCTATAATCCATGAAAGCTCAATTTAGTATAGTTAGAATTGAGTAGAGAAAGACCTGTATCAAGTTCAAATCTCAAAGGTCGCACTTATACCTCATCATTCGAGATTTGATACAATGAAAAAAGATGCGCATGTTTACTGTCAGTATAGTACCTTTAGGTGGAATCCGCCACAAAGAACACCATGCTTCAATCGCTTAGGACTACATTTTGTAGATCCAGTTTTCCACTACAGTAACTGGAAGAAACAGTAGAGATCTCCTGTCGTCCTCTCCATTCTTCACCAGGTTTCAGCACAATTGGCTTTTCCACACATGCGGCCCCCACACATAACATATGCTTGTACTCGTCATCACCAAAATCAATCATTGACTTAGCTTTCTTATCCCATGGATTCCAGACCACTGCAGAGGAAAAGAAATACAGTAACTGCCACTAGAAGCAATAGTATTTTGTAAGAATGTATGCAACAAATTTCAGAcactaaattaaaatgaaaaagaataggaaaaaaaattagttaaattctTCACAGGGCTataactagggctggattcgagccgagccagctcgagctcgagctcggctcggctcagttcgagcccgaaacgagctcatcagctcgatcgagctcgagccgaagagacgtcgttttgatccatatatatatacaaaacggtgtcgttttgatataaaaaacgagccgagccgagccgaaaacgagccgaaccgagctgaaaacgagccgagccgaatccggctcgagccgaactcgagccgagcccgagctgggcttggctcgaatccagccctagctaTAACAAAAGAGTTCCACTAACAATTTTTTGGTCAAATGATTTATAATCATGATAATGCAGTTTGGGCAATACATCTGCAAGAATCTGTCATATCCCTGCATTATTTATAAACCCACCAGTAGAGCACCCAGACCCAGttttcttttaataagaaaaacgaaaaaacctacaaaaaagagaaaagccAGCCCACTGAAGGACAACCTTGAGATAACAAGATAAAGCAAACCaccattttaacccaaaaaggAAGGGGGGAGGGGTGTTGCACGCGGTGGGCCAGGGCAGTGAGGGAATTCATGAGAAACTTTTCAAAGGATGGAATGGGGTATGGAAAAGCCATATTGTCATCTGCAACCAAGTTGGCTAAAAATATCGCTGTTATCAATATTAGCCGAAACAAGACAGGCCAACGCATATTAACCATAGTTATATTTACGTtgtgtagggctggattcaaatcgagctcgagctcagctcaaACAAACCCGaaatgagttaaactcaaacgcGTTCAAGCCTTAAACTTCAACATTTTCGAGCTCGAACTTTTGGAGTGTTTAGCTCGTCAAGCTCgcgagttaaaaattttgatacaaaacgacgttgttttaaccaatatgtataaaaacgacgtcgttttaataacgaactaGTAGAAAAACTCGAGctcgaattgaactcaaacttggcTTTTTTGAAACGAACCAAATTCGAGCTTATTTGAAGAGAGCTCGACGAGCCCGAGTTTGCGCTTGAGCTTAATTCTATGCAAATCAAggtgagctcgagctcggctcagcttgAATCTAGCCCATAATGGATGCCCCCTTGACCATTCCCAACCACGGTTGACTTAGAGTTGTAGAGTTACTAAGAGGAAAACACGAGAAAATTATAATGATGGTAGCATATTAATCTAACAGATCCCTTCCTTTCTAAAAGCGAAATATTTTTCTCCTCGTTGTGATCTAACTTGCATGCACAAATACATACAAGGAGAACTGAGAAACTAATGAACCATGTGGACCTTCCTAACTCACCAGCATCTGGAAGTCCATCCTTCCGCAACACAAAAGTCCGCTTCCTCTCATGGTCCAGAATAGCAATTTTTGTAGGTGTACTCAAATATATATTGTCTACCTTTaccaaaataagaaatatagCAATTAATGACAATGGAAACAAAAACAGAACTAAATAGTGTAACATCACTATCAAACAATTAGAGCAAAAACTAACTTCTGATTCAAATGTTATTGCATCCCCCTGTTCGGTAAATCGCTCTTTACCCTTCAAGTTGTCCAGATAATCAAGTGTCTCTAATCCTTCTACCCGCACTtcactaaaataaaatagaataaaatagcAACATGGAAGTTAGGTTGGCAAAATATACATAATCAATAGACAAAAACAATCTACAAAGTTAGGTCATTGCTACCGTTGACTATGATTATCtagacaaatttatttttatgaaactggacatttacaaattaaaattctaatagaatcATTTTTTAGCAAAAGATGTTATGGTCAATTAACAATCTGAAATTATGAcaccattttttttccttggtATGGTAACCATCTGTATCATTCTCCAACCACAACTGGTCCACTACTGCCCACCTTGAACACCCTCCACATTGCCCAAGCtatcaatttcaaactcatttcCCATCCTAAAAACTATCTGAtctatgtttaattatataaatctcaAGAGATAAACCATTTTCTGCAGAAAAGCATCCCTGATAAAtcatgaagaaaattattttgtcataatATTCTAAAAAACAAAGCAGGCTACATCATGAAAGCTAAGAAATTTCAGAAGATTTAAATTAAAGCGATTGTGTTCATATAAATGTTTGTGTAAGATATCAAAGATCATAACATAAGTACAAGAGTGAAAGTTATATGAGAGCTAGAAGAAAACAGGTTCACGAAGATGATGCCTATAACCAAGTTAGCATTCACAAAGACACTTCACTTCCTTCCGTAATCCCTCTCTTATACTTGCCCATAACTGCCTTCATAAACTGCCATCATAACTGCCCACAGTTCCCACTCTTATTCTTGCCCATGGTTGCTTTCATAAACGGTCTTCATAAATGGGATGGACAAATGAGactttattgtgacaacaaatCTACAATCGGCATTGCCCATAACCCCATACAACACAACCAAGCAAAGCACACATAAGTGGACAAACACTTTATTAAGGAGAAGCTAGAAAGTGGATTGATCTACACACTTTATGAGTCTACCAAATGTCAACTAGCAGATGTATTTATCAAGGGATTAAGTAGCATAGTATATTAAACAATCCAAGTTGGGAATGGAGAACATCTATTCACCAGCTTGCTTAAAGGAAAATGTGGAGAAACAAAGGTCAATTATAGTAGGTTGTAAAAAGAAGGTTTAGGTGGGCAAAGTCCTATAGCTCAGGCAATTGCCATTTAATGATGTGGTTGGaatttgatttttaagttttttaggATTTTGTATCCTATATAAAATCCATCATGTAACTATTGAGAAACAATAATGGAAAACAGGAAGAATGCTCCCACCTTTCTCACAATCAACATTAACTGTTAATAAGGGCCAGCAATACATAATAGAAAGTAACAAGACCTTCatcttttgaaaagaaaaaaacatatagCATAATATAAATGACAGTTTCCACCAATTTGTAGGATATTAAAACcacttgaaaaacaaaaagatatataaaaagaaaagcaattaGAAAACCTGATATCTGAAACAACAAAGTAGGTGTGATAGGCAAATGTAAATGCAAACGATTTCCCATCTGTATTTGTATTTCGAATGCGAGAAGTCAACATCAAATCTCCAGTAAGTCCAAGAGTTATCCTTAGGCGAAACTCGTATCTACAAATAGTGGTACAAACAGTTAAATAAAAAAGCAGCATGCACagcagacaaaaaaaaaattcgagCCCTCAATTCACTCCATATCACAGTAAGTAATTGTTCCatgaaaacacaaaattttcagAAGCAAAGATTAGATGACTTAAATTCTCTACATCACATATATCATTTAACAAAGATAAATGAATACATAAGGAGCTTTAAAAAACCTTGCAGTAAATCCAAATTGTATTGACATGTAACtgtcaaatttgagttatgCACCTGTGAGGCCAAAATTTCACATCTTCGTCAGCGTGCTTAAGGATTAAATCAATAAAGGCCCTGTTGGAGGTATTAGTTGGAAATGGTGGAGGATCATGATCAATGCTCCACGCCATGTTCCTTGCAAATCCGTGTTGCTCAAGAGAACCATGACTGCCAAACTGAACACATAAAACTATACATCAAAAGgaacaataaaataaagaaaattggaaaaataaataaatagttccGTGAAGCACATACTTGAGGAAAGCAAATTGGAATGCCTCCACGAATAGCCTTTGGAGGTTTAAATGTAGCCTAATCAAGATGAAATATACATTacaaaagatttataaaaaaaaaaaaatgttgaaaaccTACTAACTCATAAAATTCAGCTGATAAGTTTGCTAGCAATTAATGTCAACGATCATCTACTAAAGACCATCCTAACACATTTAGCCAACACTAAATTACAAGGTTAAAACCATTACAATAGagaatctcttcttctttttccacaTGAGAAAATTGTTCATACCTGGCAAATAGAATTGagatgaagattttgaattttttgacataTGGCGATTTAAGTATAGGTTTTTATTGAAGTGTGTTTATACTTTGCTTTTTGTTTGGTCAATGTTTTTGGGCATTCCAAGAATATGCTTTGTATAGATTTTTTGGCTTCATAGGATAAATCTTCTTTAGTGGACCATTGTTCACTTTGGTAAAGTTTCTTTCATAAAAGTAGAAATTTCAAACTTTCTTATCAAAGCAAAGACATCATCATTTGCAGCATATGCccatataatatgtttatagtTCTCCAGTTGAATGGCAACTAACAATTTTGAATATGACAGGGCATAGCAATTAGATGCCATGCAGAGACACGCAAGTCAAGGCATGTTGACAagcaatttaaaataaatattcaggTTAATTGAATAAATCACAAATTCCTCCCATATTTAGATGCAAATatatcaaaagataaaaaaaggaaagaaaagttgaaaaaagGCAACTACATAAACATGTAACTATAATCAGACATAAAGGGGAAGAATATTCAAATCTAATAATCTATCCCTTTTAATCAACCTGCTTTTTGAGTTAGACAATCTAATGAACCTTTGGTAATAAACCTATACTAAATTGAAATGATTAATAACCGAAAACTTGTAATGTCACTAAATCAAGAACTTTCATACTTGCACGtctacatatttataaattctgAACACATGGGCACATACCCAGTCTCAAATTAGTTAACCATTTCAAACATTGTCTACAAGTAGATGTCATAGCTGTGTCCAACAAAAATAACCATTGACACATCAGCTGCATGAACATACGTCACATTGTTTACAAGTAGATGTCATATTTGTGTCAAAAGGAATAGGTAATCGCTAACACATCAATGGCATGAACATATGTACACGTACATGATGTCACAAATTTATCAACAAGTTATTTGAACATTTAGTCTAGCATCCATTACCTATACATAGCAGGAACAAACAAAACTATTCCTTATCAATACAGCTAGAgcattataacaaatttaaattcatcatttcattTTGGTTGTTAAAAAATGAGCAAATTGTAAATATAGAAGCACCTTGCTACTAACAAAAAGCAATTCTTCCCCATATTCATTCTTCCAAGATGTTACTTGTCCTCCATAGAGATATACCTGTATTTGAGCAAaccaataaagaaagaaaggaaaaggaataAGGATAATAATCCCAACATAACCGTTTGAATTGGATTTCAGCTTTCTCATTAATGCTAAAAAACAATTTCCTCAACAATAGATGAGAATACaccaacaaataataattctaaaatgAACTAATAATGAAAAGCCAGTCACTTTTGAAGACATAGATCCATAAAACAAATGATGGTCCACATGAGTGACTTTCTTCATGCCAATTAATGCTCAACCTAATGACATAGTCATGTGGATACTTATCATCTAACCTGAGGATGTaccaaaataaatgaatataaatgatatgatttGTTTTCTTAGTATATGAATGTAAGgcaacattataataaaatagacatttgaattaaaaatatatcaaaaatatataatgttattaaaaaatctcaattacaATTACTAGTATTTCCATGAAGAgtgtttttatattatctataaatcACATAGAACCAAAATAAACAGTCTATTCTACAAATGCAGTAAAAAAAAGGGCTCAAAGCACAtaaatattagtaatttaaattactcTAAAATTGGGAAAAAAGGGTGAATTCTACATATATCATAACTATACTACACAAAGCTCATATATTTCACACCCACTACCCTCATATTATTCATAAACCACAAAAGACTACTCAAACATCATCCATCCCCAACAACCTTGGACTTTATTTTCTCTACATTTACTACTTTCATATCATCTATAAACCACACAACTTGTGAAACAAACACCCAATTCCACAGACACCGAGACAAAACTGCTAATACATCATACACATTAATCATCCAACTAATTTGGCAAACCTTGGAAATCATTTCTCTACATTTCCACATCCACCGATTTCACGTCATCCGAAAACCACAAACAACCATCAAAACAGGCATCCAATTCTCAACATAACGTATAACCACTGAAACCtcatacacatatataattCAACCATTAAAATTCATTTCCTCTACATTTTCACAGCCACTACCTCCACATAATccataaaatatagaaaaatattaaaacaaacacCAAATTCAGCAATTCGCATACAATTGACTCAGATCTAACGAAACGAATCAATCAAGATTTTCTAAAAAACTAAATTGCGAAgagcaagaaaaggaaaaaagatccGAAATACCTCAACAGATGAGCCACGGGCCTCGCGCAAAATGACTCTCTCGAGGCCGTTAACGCCTTTACAATGCTCAACGAAGAGCACGTCGTTGCCGGAGGAGGTCGAGTGATCCATGGATCGGTCTTTTTCTGTGTCTCTGGATGGAACCGAATCCATTGGAATCGTGTGGGGGAATTTATAGGAAACTGATATGAGACTGCTAAAAagcttaatatattataaagagATTTCTGAGGCCTACTAATTACGGATTCGACTTTTTGAATAATCCTGCCTCCTTAcgctttttcttttcttcttttgtttattctttGGATAATTTATGGGAAACTATCAAAACACCCATAAGGTTTTGATAATTACCCTTTACGTGAATTATGTcagaaatcaattaaaaaaatcgaattttgatttttttttattagaaagtTTGAACTTTGGTTTTTTATATACCAAACTTTAAGAAATTCTtatcaaataaactaaatttttattattttatattgagcataccaaataaattaacatatttttaaaataaaataaataattgtatatatttatataatataaattatatgaaatattaaaagttgtattctttcttaaaaaaatatataaaaatttagtaactataattaataaaaaagaagtcTTATAATTTAGTCCTCtcaattaaaaagacaaaattgggttttttaaatacataaaaaatgataatttaataaccataaatgttattatctattgaattaggttttcaatttaaaaaaaaaaaaaagacggaAATATTGATTGTTTCGTAAACAAAGAAGAGGGTAATggtttttcagaaaaaataggGGACAAATCTGTAATTCGtcgttattattattactttgttGGGTCTACTAAACTTTGATACTGTGTTTGAAAATTAGGTGAAAGCTACTTTTCACATGATTAAAACTTTgcttttaagaattttaatgtgatattttttgtttggtGGAAAGTCTAAAATACAAAATGTCGAAGGACTATTTCCACtcaaaaattttctgttaaaagtaGAAGggtttactaataatattaaaataaataaaatatactttattttcttctttgtttaaaaaattaacaattttttcttaagattaagtttcaaaaaattcaattttcccTATAGGATTTCGATTTTCCAATGAAACCTCTCACTCTCTAACAACTAGCACTATTTGACTATTTGTCTCCCTCTTCTGGCTTCATCTTTGTCTAGACGAATCGATGAGGTTAGAAGACCAGAAGGAGACAAAAAAGTGATG from Mangifera indica cultivar Alphonso chromosome 6, CATAS_Mindica_2.1, whole genome shotgun sequence encodes the following:
- the LOC123219565 gene encoding putative glucose-6-phosphate 1-epimerase; protein product: MDSVPSRDTEKDRSMDHSTSSGNDVLFVEHCKGVNGLERVILREARGSSVEVYLYGGQVTSWKNEYGEELLFVSSKATFKPPKAIRGGIPICFPQFGSHGSLEQHGFARNMAWSIDHDPPPFPTNTSNRAFIDLILKHADEDVKFWPHRYEFRLRITLGLTGDLMLTSRIRNTNTDGKSFAFTFAYHTYFVVSDISEVRVEGLETLDYLDNLKGKERFTEQGDAITFESEVDNIYLSTPTKIAILDHERKRTFVLRKDGLPDAVVWNPWDKKAKSMIDFGDDEYKHMLCVGAACVEKPIVLKPGEEWRGRQEISTVSSSYCSGKLDLQNVVLSD